TCACAAAtataagagaaataaaatatcaaGATAAAACTATATTTCTGGCTTGATCATTTGTATGCAGACTTTTTGAGTTACTTTAtgttttaacaatatttatattgttttgtttagaagAGGGAGATCACGTGTCACAAACTCCAGTCTTTGGGACTGTGTTTGTccttgtgcatttgtgtgtgtgtgcacaagtGTCAGATGCAGTTGTTTGTGTCCATCAACGTTAACCccctgtgtgcgtgtgtgtgtgtttgtgtctgtgtgggtgtgtgtgggtACGTGGGACTCGTTTCACTGTGGGGACCATAATTGAGGTCCACATAGgcaaaaatgcatataaatcgatcagaacaatatttttttaaaatcttaaagtgcaaaaagttttctatgatctctAGGTTTAggggtaaaatataaaatatacagtttgtacagtagaAAAATctttacgcctatggactgttcccacagagataataaaccagccgtctgggtttgtgtgtgttagtacAGTTAGAacggtgtatgtgtgtgtatgaataAGTATGTCAAAATAATTGAATCAAGTGTATGTAAGTACAGATCAAGGATATTTTACAGTATTCTTTATGTATTAAGTTTACTACTATTAATGTGCTAACAGTATACTGGGAAGTGTCCTACAGTATTACAAACGTACTTGGCCCTATTTTAGTTGTATACTTGTTTAGGTGTAACAGTAGTAAACTTTAATGTGATGTTTATCAGTGATAGCTTTCCAGTGGCTCAGTGTTAGAGCATGatgtcaaggtcatgggttcaaaccCAGACacagcacatactcagaaacaaatatatattacaatgaaagtcactttggataaaagcatccgccaaatgcataaatgcaaatatatgtACACAACTAGTTTACAACTATATTTGAGTGAACTTAAAGGTGTACTGATAGTTACAAGATCAATACTTGTCTATTACAAAgatatcagtgtgtgtgtgtgtgtgtgtttcaggaccAGGCCTGTGCTCAGAGGATGAGTCCAGATTAGTACGTGCTTTGTTCACTGGATATAACAAGGTTGTACGTCCTGTCAGCCATTTTAAGGATCCGGTAGTGGTTACTGTGGGACTACAACTCATTCAACTTATCAGCGTggtaaatctctctctctctctctctctctctctctctctctcgttacACATTTAAATCCTACTCCATTCTTTCTCTATTTCCTccttttaatatcatctttttgTATCAACAGGATGAAGTGAATCAGATCGTCAGCAGTAATGTTCGGTTGAAGCAGGTGTGGTTTTCTGTCTCAGAATAAGACCTTGATCTAAATGTTTACTGTGGACATGTCATCCTGATCGGTGGTTCTTGATTTCAGTTCCGGAGAAGCACAGCGCTGCACATTTTAGATGTCTTACTTTTTAACTAAACCTGATTCAAAACCTCAGCACATAGGCCGAGAGCCCAAAGAACACATGAGACATTTAAAAGGTGCAGCGCCGGGGTCTCCCAAGACCCCAATTTGGGAAGCACTTATTTCTATGCTGTCAAGAATCATGTTGGCGTGTGTTTTGTCTCTTTCTCATATTCAGCAATGGAAGGATGTGAATCTGCTGTGGAATCCTGATGATTATGGTGGCATCAAAAAGATCAGGATTCCGTCCACTGACATCTGGAAACCTGATTTAGTTCTTTACAACAAGTATGTCAGTCTGCATGGGTTAAGAAGTGAAACATGCGTGAATCTTACATGACATCAtctgtacgtgtgtgtgtttacagcgCTGACGGAGACTTCGCCATCGTCCACGAGACAAAGGTCTTGTTAGAGCACACAGGTATTATAACGTGGACTCCTCCGGCCATCTTCAAGAGCTACTGTGAGATCGTCGTTCTTCACTTCCCTTTCGACCTGCAGAACTGCAGCATGAAACTTGGAACGTGGACGTATGACGGCAACCTGGTCATCATCAACCCGGTAACCATGACGACGTGACTATTTTACACGTCAAAGTGTGTTTTGAAGCGGGTGTACTACGCTGACCCGTGTGTTTGCGTCTGCAGGACAGTGACAGGCCAGATCTCAGTAACTTCATGGAGAGTGGAGAATGGGTGATGAAGGATTACAAGAGCTGGAAACACTGGGTGTATTACGCCTGCTGTCCGGATACGCCCTACCTGGACATCACCTATCACTTCCTCCTGCTCCGCCTCCCGCTTTACTTCATCGTGAACGTCATCATCCCCTGCATGCTGTTCTCATTCCTCACCGGCCTCGTGTTCTATCTGCCAACAGACTCAGGTTACTGGATGTGTCTTAGTACAAACATACTGCATGCCGCCAGGCAAATATTTCGTGCATCACAGCGATGATTTGGCTCTTTTTaaggtgttgtgtgtttgtataggTGAGAAGATGACCCTCAGCATCTCCGTCCTGCTTTCGCTCACCGTGTTCTTGCTGGTTATTGTGGAGTTGATCCCGTCCACGTCCAGCGCTGTTCCACTCATTGGCAAATACATGCTCTTCACCATGATCTTCGTCATTGCTTCCATCATCATCACCGTGATTGTCATCAACACACATCACCGCTCGcccagcacacacacaatgcCCGCTTGGGTCCGCAAGGTATAGCTGACGTGATATATGTGACAGATATAACCAGCAGCATTAAAGACTGTGACATAATTGTCAACTCTCCTCTTCCCGACAGGTCTTCATAGACACCATTCCGAACCTGATGTTCTTCTCCACCATGAAGCGTCCATCACAGGAACGGCAGGACAAGAATTTCTTTCCTCCCGATTTCGACATCTCGGACATTTCGGGCAAACCCACGCCAGCGTCTGTCACTTACCATTCTCCCTTAACTAAGAATCCAGACGTACGCAGTGCCATCGAGGGGGTCAAATACATCGCGGACACCATGAAAAGCGACGAGGAGTCCAACAACGTGAGCCATTTGCATTTCTTGTGGTTTACGTATAAGCTTGTTCCTCTTTAagtctctttcttctgtgttttataGGCCGCAGAGGAATGGAAGTTTGTGGCCATGGTGTTGGATCATATCCTTCTGTGCGTGTTCATGGCTGTGTGTATCATCGGCACGTTGGGTGTGTTCGCCGGGCGGCTGATCGAGCTCAGTATGCTGTAAGAGTTGAAGGGCCGGATGAAGACTGAGCTGAAACACCAGATGTTCATGGAACAGAGAGCTTAGTCAACGACTGGAACATTTCCCAACGAGCCCTGCTTTCATACTGTATTTCTGTATTAGTGAAACCTCCCCCCGTTTCGACAGTACACGGTGTGCATattatgatttcatttttttatgctaAAATAGTCTCTCCTGTCCAAGCGTAATATGCAGAGACATCAATAAGTAAAGAAGAGTAAACACTGTGGCTTTGTGTCAAAACATTAGGTTAAATTTGGGGTGGGTCTATCTTAGGGGCTgttttaaacactattcttttttttaaaaacactgaaatatttatctcagaaacatttaaatgtgtggcATTACTTAGTTATGTTATTTAGGGTTAGTTGACTTGATTTGTAAGAATATTTCCCAGTGTTCTGGCTGTCATGCAGACCATTggtggtttttgtctgttttacattGCTGGTGATCTTTATGCTTGAATGTCCTGAAACGTTGTTtataacatgaataaaataaacataaatgtttgtgttcaatgTTCTGGTTTTCATGACAGTTTTGTGTTCTTGTaatcaaacattaaacaacaaatacttaactatacatttaatgttttaagactTTTTTATGAGTAAGCATTGGCCAACATATCCTTATAAGTGCATTATTGGTCACGCAATGCATAAGAAACTGCAATGCATGTTTAAGCTCTCTCTCATTATGAGGACTTTGCATATACATAATGACTTATACACTATACAACTTTATGAAAAAATCTAATAGAAAGATTCATAAGTTCacatgaagaaaagaacacacaCTTCTCCAGAATCAGCAGTGGAACTGTGTATACATAATGAAGCACGTACGCctgcgcacaaacacacacacacacacacacacacacacacacacacacacacacacacagacacacacacatacacacacacacacacacacacacagacacacacacacacttctctagAATCAGCAGTGGAACTGTATATACATAATGAATCACGTAcgcctgcacaaacacacacacacacacacacacacagacacacacacacacacacacttctctagAATCAGCAGTGGAACTGTGTGAGTTTTCAGTCCATGATGTGAATCTGTTTCAATCTGATTAACTTCTCTGTCACAGGCACTGTACAGACATCAACAgatgcctctctctctctctctctctctctctcacacacacacacacacacacatctggaaACATTGCATCACACACTAATGTCCCGGATAAAGGGAACAAGGACGGTTGTCGGCAGAGGAAGAAAAACTCTGGTAAAGAACAAATAAGGAGATATGCATCCTGCAGAGAACAAATATTAAGCTTCACTTCCCTCATGTAATGAGATAGGATACAGTCTGCGCTCGTGCACTGTTAAAGCAATAAAACTTATAATCACAGTAAATGTGATGGGCGGTCACTGAGTATGTGACGGTATGTAGGAGTGGCCCACAGCTCGTGCGACTTCACCGCGCGCTGCGCAAGCCGATCGGCGTATGAAATCCAAGTATCGCGATAACTCAAAAAGATGTACTTTCCAATCGGTTTCGcgatactttgatgtcatacgccGACCAGTCTGCGCAGCTCAGCGTTCAGTGGAAAACGCCTGATGTTTGACGGTGATGATCAGTGTTGTGTTCAGCTCCGCTCTGCAGCGCGCGGAGAAAAACACGCACAGCACCGGTAAGTCTCTCAAAAATTAACGAAACGATTTTATTATGATCTGCATCCGAGCTTAAGATCactttgtctgtctgtgttgtTACCTTTTACATTCACGAAGTCATCGGGTTTCCTCCAGTAAAGTTGGCAACTTTTGGGAAGCAGAGTCTCGCGCTTACTGGGGTTGCAGCTCGTGCGCGTGCATGTGGCATGGCATATGtctgttttacttttaaatgtgttcGACTTTTATTCTCGCTGGTGTTACGGACGCAGACCATTGTTAAACTGTTTTGTGTGATTCTGTGGGCCGGCGGTGACGTCATGCAGTGATACGCAGGGTTCGAGTCTCAAAGGCGGATTGTTGCTGTAGGAGAGATGCATGTGTTTCTAATCGAAAGGCCAGTGAGGGCCAATTCAAGTCAAATAATGccttcattcatttttctttaaacttcCTTTATATTCTTTTGCTGTGTATTGAAGACTTCAgtactttgtgttttgttacacattgtttgatgtgttttgttgtttttctcattgAATGATGAGAAGTTTGTGTGTTCACTAATGACTTTTCTAAACAAACAAGTGGGGACAAATTACAACTACATTAAGGTTTCACCCTTGCGTTAAACcgctttataaatatacaaatatactttTAACCTCGACTttcctgctgaaaaaacaatacatgacCATTATACGACAATCAagtgtttttcattaaaaccagtACAATATTCCTTTATAATGCGTTTTTGATCTTAATGCTTTTCTGTTGGTTCCCATCCGCCAGTTAACACCCCACCAGTAACACCCAACAAAACAACAGCAGACCGTTGCAATACAACTCCCATTATAACCAATCAATCCAGTAAAATATCTGTACTGgtttttgttgttatattttcagcagtgttctgtgattttctttgcttttttatCATGTGGGTTTATGCAACACTATTAACCAACTGTGGATGTAAAACCGCAGTGAAGTGAAGCCATTGCCATGTTTATAGTCCTGCAGTTGTCAGTGATATCGTGAATAGAAACAAGTCATTTGAGCTTCATACAAAACAAGTTCTGCATTTACTTCCTCTTTGTGCAGTGCAGTCATAACTTCTACTTCTCTGTTGTTTGCTTTAAAGTTCTCCTTGAGCAACGATGCAGAGACATTCAGAAGTCATGTGATCTGAGGTCATCCGTTTGAGTAAAGCCAGAGGTGTCAGTGTTATGCTGAGTTTCAAAGAGGAAGTGGACAATAAAGTGATGGAAAGACAGAACGAGCCACATTTATAGCTATAATGGTTTAACGTTATGCTGGCAAAGCATTTTTTGCGCTTGAGATGTGATATAAGCAAAGACAATAAACATTGCAAAGAGCAAATGACAGAAATTCTATTCATCATGAGACTTTGTAATAACGTTACTCATGGTGTTTTGTGGGTTTCTGTTTCCTGTCTGATTCTGCACATTGCAGGTTTTTCGGTTGAAGGTCTCCACCCATTTCTATTATACAATATGCTTGAATTTAAGTTCTGttaaaaagtgttaaatatATTGAGTTTAGGGTTGAAAGATCTCATGGCATGTCTGAGGAGCACAGGGTTTTTCCTGTGTTGAATGGTTTGACCCTCTTTGAAAATGGCCGATGACCTTTAGTTAACATGACACGTGTGAACTATGATTTGTAAGTGTGATTTGTTAGTAGAATGACATTCTTATACAAATACAGTCAAATGAGCTCATCTCAAACGAGCCAAtagtcaaaatgtttaattttattattgctTTCACACAATCATTTTAGATAAAACGTCATGTTATCATTTTATCGTACATGGGACTCAACATGGCGAAGTTCCAAATTAAGATTTTGAGTTGACGTTAACAACACTGGTCCTGAAGcactctctgttttttttccattaatgACTTATAAGGTAAAAACTTCTCGATTAGACtaagggccagatttactaactTGCAGCAGCGCAAACTCTTTTTTTGCCGTAAAAACCTACTGTATGTTTTTACTTAAGACAAATAAGTGCTAACACGGCGTGTTTTTGCAGCTAACCTTATCGCATATGCATTTGTAGGAGTTTCCTCTTCAGATGCAAACTTAATGGGAGGAAAgtatttaaaggtgcagtttgtaaaaaaaacggCGCTAGCGGGAGctcgatcaaaacaacaacaatggtgTAGCTTGATGACGCAGTGAATTAGAGGTCGACCGATGTGCGTTTTTCAGGCCGagaccgataccgattatttccatgtgaattaGACAGATagccgatattttgaaccgatatgtttattgtgttaaaacGTAAATTGATATAGAATTAAGAACACtggctctgaaacatttgaaagatttttaattctgactgagaaatcttaatcataacacttatattaataataacaaaagaaagaagggagcacccagcagaattctgtgaacattttgtaaacaacaagcaacacagtaaaaaaacaacaaggaacaaatgaaaaaattaattgaatggaatacattttatttatggaaaaaaatatgttctgatgacttaaaaattgcatacaatactagaactattcaattaatcattttgctcatcGTTGGATTAACttgcacaatttgaatttatataatatgtgtaaataatttaattgccttcatagctttattttgtatgttgttgaaaaggccgcaaatgttttcatgaagctattacattaaaagcatattttagacACACTTAGCTAGTACATTAGCCTATTCCTTGAGTGTATTGTCGGCAAAACGGGCATTTAATCACAcccatgtgtgtctctgaacaattatgtgtataaataagttgCGAAAAATAACTCGATCTAACATTTGTCGCGAGCAGCTTGAGATTgcggagtctgtgtgtgtgtatgtgtgcgcgtgcatgagagcgctctgactgaagaccgacgattcaagttctttatgctttaaaatggcttgtaattttgaaatggcgtaacttaaaatgacgtgcaaaaccccagctcgatcaattacaagaaacgcgtgtgcagtgtgctgctcgcttgcagagcaaaatcattgttatactatggatgtgaattatatctacatgataataatgcgtaaatcctgcggaacctgcaggaaacccaCAAAGCTGTTCTGAAATTCAGGCACTaattaaattgaagtattttgcatcttcagtgtagtggattgagatttatttcaacgtaTGTGCTGCCTTACCTCagagagcatgaacccgaagcaacgctttcggtgtgagagtgaaaaacactttctgttccgcagcctcccgcgttgattggccggactcgtgacttagtcccaacaaatcagaggggcagtgggcgggcattactctaggcaacaaactagagtgacgtgttccgactgctctcactaaatccttggctgcatcagagccaaatagcgcgtttcaaaattaaatgactttatcggcaaatcggATTTGAAAATGACCGATTGAttatcgattatcggctaaatctttgatatcgacgccgataatcggccagtTCGATAATCGGTCAACCACTCCTGTGAATGAGCGTGGAACGATGGGATCTGTTTTCTTCAACTCCACTGCTGATGGCCctgacactgttgtcatgcggtttctacatCAGTagaggcggtaacaaaggggaaCGTGGATATGACgtcattgacaggcgactgcacagccccCTCACACTGTTTACAATGGAGATTTTCTCACTATTTACAAGTAgctggaaacatttgagatattaaaAGTATTCAGCTGAACATTATATATAACACTGGCCTATTGGTTTTTGGTCATCTTACGGCAAAagtgttacaaactgcaccttttaCGCAAAGCGATTTACTGAGGTTGCGCTCTTCATTGCACTGGTATTTGCGCCATTATTTTACAGATAATAATGGATGTTGTAAACCCTGTGCAAAGTTGCGCTGCTCTTGTCTTGGTAGATTGCGTTGATCATTATGGAAATGAGATATTACGTTTGTGTTTTTGATTGTGCACCTTGTTAGTAAATTTTTGATTTTGGTCTCCATTGTAAGTCTGGCCCTAAATTTTCTATCGgttatattttgttctgttggtcATTTGCTtcttgaaacaggaagtgcttctggaccagtgttgtttaagtcttgcaaaatggtctatgCTGATGTGCTGCGTATCTATCTATAGTGGCACATTGATAACgacaaaatcaacattttttaagttgGGACACAGCGTCTGCAGAGGTAAATGTATTGTGACACTGGCAaactaaaacacagacattacATTATCTGACTCCAAAAAGAACTTAATGTCCAGCCAAAGTGTCTGTAAGACATGATGACATTTCAGACTGTTGGATGTAGAGAGAGATTGGTGTATAGTGACCTTAACAACATCACTGTGTCCTTCTTTGCAACACCGGAATGTAAACATGGTCTCTGTTTAAGAATGTCTCAATACATCTCTGCTctcaaacattattttcttattttaacatCTTTATAACAGTCAGGCCTCTGAAAGTTTATAGTATTCATCTAATAAGCATGCATTTTCACATGAgtgtaaatcatttttacacATCAAAACATACTATCCATTCCTTTATCAACAGAACGATTCGAGTGGATTTTAACTGGCTCTTGCAAATCTTCAAGATgaattgtgtcatttttgtggCACCAAATGAAATTCTAAAATAGGAACAAATGGTAAGCAATGGTTAAATTTTTCACCAACGGATCACAAATTGTGCATATAAACCAGGAATATGAAAACAATGATGACTAATCTCATatttttgatataaatattCAGTTATGGAAATGTAATTCATGTATGTGTTCCAGTACAtagtttttttttggacagcatcAGGAAGTTTGCTCTCTTCTCATTGTGTTGCATTAGTGAGGGGAACCATTGCCAAAATGACCGGATGTTTGTACCTctcaataaaaaacaagagagagagaggaagtgaaagagaaaaaaggaaaGCGAAATGACTGAAAGACGTCCAAGTTAACTTGAGAGATGTTTAAGGATGAAAGAGTAGATGGTTTTACTGGCtcataaagtgtgtgtgtgtgtgtgtgtgtatggctTTAAACTTTTTACTGTCTGTTTTGTCACCTCTGTGTTGCTGGTTGGTATGatctcgtgtgtgtgtgtgtgtgtgtgtgtgtgtgtgtgtgagagagggaaGTGAAGAGTATATCTGCATGAGCTCTTCCTGTTTATTGTCTGATCCGGATGTCACCAGCGAGGGGTCTTCATAGAACTTGCACATAAATTATAAGAGTGCTAAGAAATTGTTTATTAGCATGAGAGGCATTATGCATGTATGCGTTTCTATTTCAGGGACATTATGGGTACAAAATAATAACATCACAATATTAATCTTAAGTGAACAGGCTTTTTAAACATACTAAatagttgtgtgtttgtgtgtgttgataaAACTGGTCATGTCTACTTTCTCAGAATTTACCTTCGCTGAGTTCTTGGCCTTTCTCGCAATCGTATAGACCACTGTGTGAGACCATGATAGTGTGGAAGGTCATGTGGTGTGGTTTGTGTCTGTGATTTGGTGTGATTCAGGCCTGTGTTTTTTTAGATTGGTGTTACAAACCTCCAGCCCTAAACACTAAACATCACATTGAAACTCGTCCGACGGCTGTTGTGCTGCAGACATGATGTTATTATCTCTGCTTGTGTTTCTCATTCTTGCTTATTGATTTAAGACATTTCTGTCACTATTAGATGTGTGTGAGAAAACAGAGGCCAAATATTTCGCATTTTAATCTGGAGTGCAAAACATGCCTGCCTGGTTGGTTGAAAATAAGCAGATTcctttgttttttacatttacatttagtcatttagcagatgcttttatccaaagggatttacaaagagtttaaggagcaataagcgatacgTCATACAGGAGAAGAAAtccaataggtgccaatacaaagttactggttctAACAAACCTgttgaaagtttttatttttttattctcaatttagggattatataaaaaaagtcaaatttgtTATTAAGAGCACACCATGGAAGTTTTTTGACCTGTTTTTGTAATAGAACCCAATACTGTGATAATACCTTACAGCGATTCCCCCCCAGAAATAATCATGATACTAGAAGCTGATACCTCCAAATGCCTGCTTGTGACCACCTAGCAACGCCTTAGTAACCGCTGAAATAATTGCATAGCCACATCCTCCTGTCAACTACTGCATTCATGAAGGGGAGGTTTTTGTGTAAACAAGCTTCacttttttctttgtgaattGTAACAATTACTTTCTGTCGGTCAGGTCTCAGTGAGAGGAGGTGAAGTCAAGGACTAAAAATGCCGGTGCCTCCTCCACCTCCCCCTCCTCCGCCCCCCACCCTTGCTCAGGTACGTGAGGGGAGGATCGCTTGTGTATTTCAGACATCAGTGTTTCGTGATTTCTGCTGAAAATGTCTCTGTGTCCACTCACAGGCCAACACGGAGAAGCCTGCCTTAAATAGAACAGAGCAACATGGCAGGAACGCTTTACTGTCAGACATCAACAAAGGAGCGAGGCTGAAGAAGACTTCGACCAATGACCGCAGCGCCCCTGTAATCGACAGTAAGAATCTGAATCGCATGACCTTTCTGAGCGGTCTCTCTGAGCTTTATTACACTGACTGGTATAgatactgtacctttaagaggtttatgtaaatgatttcattatttcatgTAAAGGGTCCTAGGACATGTAGTGATGTCATGCACGGGTACTTGTTATGTGTGAAGCAATCTAATAATGCAGattgctattt
This DNA window, taken from Triplophysa dalaica isolate WHDGS20190420 chromosome 6, ASM1584641v1, whole genome shotgun sequence, encodes the following:
- the chrna1 gene encoding acetylcholine receptor subunit alpha gives rise to the protein MNNYILIIIIVSLSLLGPGLCSEDESRLVRALFTGYNKVVRPVSHFKDPVVVTVGLQLIQLISVDEVNQIVSSNVRLKQQWKDVNLLWNPDDYGGIKKIRIPSTDIWKPDLVLYNNADGDFAIVHETKVLLEHTGIITWTPPAIFKSYCEIVVLHFPFDLQNCSMKLGTWTYDGNLVIINPDSDRPDLSNFMESGEWVMKDYKSWKHWVYYACCPDTPYLDITYHFLLLRLPLYFIVNVIIPCMLFSFLTGLVFYLPTDSGEKMTLSISVLLSLTVFLLVIVELIPSTSSAVPLIGKYMLFTMIFVIASIIITVIVINTHHRSPSTHTMPAWVRKVFIDTIPNLMFFSTMKRPSQERQDKNFFPPDFDISDISGKPTPASVTYHSPLTKNPDVRSAIEGVKYIADTMKSDEESNNAAEEWKFVAMVLDHILLCVFMAVCIIGTLGVFAGRLIELSML